TTTGCAAGACTTGAGTCCTTGTAAATATATTGAGGCTGTTTTATGGGCCAGAACGTAGTAGTTTATCCTAGTGAATGTACCATGTGAGcttgaggagaatgtgtattctatgaGTGTTGATTGGCGCTGCTGTTCAGTGACTGTTACTGATTTTCTGCTAGTTGAACCTGACATTTATTGATGGGTGTGTTGAAATCTCCAACAAAATAGAGGATTCATCTCTTCTTCTCATTCTTAGTCTTTGCCTTGTGATTTTGACATTTGTTGTTAGGCGCATACCTGTTCAAGGTTGTCATGTCATCTTAGAGATTTGACCCTTTTGTTATTACATGATAATCACCTTTATCCCTAATGATTTTTCTTGTGCTGAAGTCTGCCTTGTCTGAAAAACAACACAGCTCCCCAGGCTTTCTTTTGACTACTGTTAACATGGTGTCTCTTCCTCCAAAACTGAGCttttaacctatttgtgtctttattttatttatttatttatttatttggtgacTCCACCGGGACACGAaccatgtctttattttaaattgggtttcttggtttttctggaAACCCAGgaagttagttaagtgtctgactcttgatttttgctccaTTAATGATCtgagggtcgtgagattgagccccagcaGGGtgcatgtggagcctgcttaagattatctcaggcagcccggatggctcagcggtttagcgctgcctttggcccagggcgtgatcctggggtcccgggatcgagtcccatgtcgagctccctgcacggagccgccttctccctttgcctgtgtctctgcctctctctgtctctgtctctctgtctctctctcgctctctgtgtctctcgtgaataaataaataaaatctttcaaacaaacaaacaaacagattttcTATCTcttgaggggcctgggtggcttagttggttaagcatctgctttaggctcaggtcatgatcctgggatcctgggcttgagccctgagttgggttcctgctcagctgggagtcttgctttccctctgcccctcccctcgctcatgcctgcctgtgctctctctctctgagaaacagagaaaacaaaaccaaacaaaagattttctctctccttctcctgatgctcccctcccccacttctggGCCTGTGCACATGCGtgctctatcaaaaaaaaaaaaaaaaagaaaagaaaagtgggtTTCTTGGAGACAACATATAGTTGgaggtttgtgtgtgtatgtgttttttaaaatctattctgaCAGTCTGTCTTTTAAATGGATTATTGGTATTGTTGATTATTATCTACcatatttgtacattttaaacatttatagcacttatcctttatttaaaaaaatattttccttttcctgccttgtctggttttaattgagcattttatagGATTCATTTTCTCTTggcttataattaaaaaaaaaatgttttagtgaTTGCCTTAGAGCTCGCAATACACATTTATCCTGTAACTAAGTGTTCCCAACCCTTCCATCCTATCCTCTATGACATTGctgtctttcatttcatttatccatatgTTATAATTACCCATGGTgttgttactgttattattaggaatgtgaaatcttttattttacctttatttcttcttcttttttccttctcatgtAGATCTGAGTTGCAGACCTATATCGTTATCCTCTCCACTTGAAGAAATTCTTTTAACATTCTTTCAAGGCAAGGTGTGCTGGTGACAAATTCCCTGTTTTCGTTTGTCCAAGAAAGCCTTTATTTCTCCGTCAGTTTTAGGGGATAACTTAAcagatatagaattctaggttggtggatttttttgcttgcttgcttgcatggtttctgagaatTCTGATGTCATTCTTATTCTTGTTCTTCTATAGGTTattttcttctggcttctttcaaggttttttgctctttcttttgttttctgcagtttaaagatttttatttttattttttatttattcatgagaggcatagagagatagagaagcagagacacaggcagagagagaagcaggctccatgcagggagccaatgtgagactcaatcccgggacccgggatcatgccctgggccaaaggcaggtgctaaactgctgagccacccagggatccccattgttttctgcaggctccgtgcagggtgcccgtgtctctgcccctcctctctctctctatgaataaaaaaaaaaaaaaaaaaagagtcggtcacttaacaccacccaggtgccccagaatgctTTCTCTTATCACATCAAAGGGGCTCGTGTGCTGTTGACGTTCGTGATTGTGTTATCTCTGTGGCCGGTAGGCTTGCACAATAGCTTCTCTCCTGGAAGAAAACTCTCTTGCTGATACGGGCTTCTCTCTCGTGTCTCTAAAGCAAACCTTTCCTCTCTACCTCTGTCATGTTTGTGTAGGTGCCCTCGTGGTTAGAGTCAGGTGATGCGTTTGGCGGGAATCCTGCGTGGCCGGTGTTGCATCGCTCAGTGTGCCCCGTTGGGAGGCGCGTGGTGTCGGGGACCCTCCTGGTGACAGGAGGCTTGGTTAGGGTTCGTGTTCATCAGGTTTGTCGCTGTGAAGTTACCGTTTTTCCCTCTTAACTAAGAAGACGTTTGTGGAGAGTTACGTTGTAAACCGGCTGCTTCTTCTCGAACTCtgactctgcagggagcctggatggTTCCCGGCTGGGCCGTCCCGCCCTCGGGGTGCTGGGCACGCTGCCCGTCCGCCGTCCTCTAGTTCCGGCTCCGGTGTAGGGACAGgctgccccttcccttccctttgcgTCGGTGCGGCCTCACGCATGCCAGCTCTACTCCCTGGCCCGAAGCCCCTGCCCGGTGATGGGTTCCGAAGGTCGCGTTGCCCCCGGCTGAGCAGGCAGGAGGCTTTCTGACCGGTTCCTTCCTTCTGACGGTCCCCGGCATCCTCCTGCGTGCTCTGTCCTTGCTCCATCCCCCTGGGCCGGTGCCGTCTCGtccccccacctggccctggagtCCCCCTGTGCCCGGGCCTAGAAGCCCGCCGTGAGTCCTCATGGCTCCTCGGGggtccctgccccagggcccagtCCAGGCCTTTCAGCGGACGTGGCcatgaatttttgtgtgtgtgtgtatgtgtgtgtgtgtgtgtgagagagagagagagagagagagagagaaggaggagaggggataggggagaggagagggggagagtggggagagagggagagtgtcaGGGCTCATTCTCTCAAGTCCTTCCGTTGCCCCAGCCCCCGTGTCCCTGTGCTCCCCGTGCTCCCCGTGTAGTCCAAGTGTCGTCGTGAGGACCTGTCCCCCCGGCTCTAGGCCTGCAGGGCGCGGGCAGGTGCCGGGACCTGTGCCGTTTGCACGATGGTGCCTGAGAGTCGCGTGTGCCTGCCCGCAGCTCAGGATGTTCTACGAGGAGCACCTGCACGTGGATGAGGAGATCCGCTACATCTTGGACGGCAGCGGGTACTTCGATGTGCGAGACAAAGACGAGAAGTGGATCCGCATTTTCATGGAAAAGGGAGACATGATCACTCTCCCTGCAGGGATTTATCACCGCTTCACGCTGGACGAAAAGGTCGGCCGGGTGTGCGTGAGGCGCAGGTGGCGGGTGCACGACCGCTGGAACTGGGGCCCCCGCGGCGCTCGGGGGGAGGCCGGCGGCGCTGTGAGCCTGTGgcccaggggaggctggggagcccCTGAGCCCGCAGCCCCTCCGTGTGGACGTCGGGGGGCCCCGGCtctgtgcgggggtgggggtgccccgGGTGAGCCACCCCAGCCAGCCGCCAGCGGGTTGGTCTAGGGGTGCAGCTCTGTGGGGCGTCTCCGGGCGCTTTGGTTTGGGGTGTCAGGGTGGCGCGGTCCCCGCGCGGAGGGTGGCGGTGAGCACAGAAGTGGGTGAGTTCTGGCTTCTCCGACGTGATGTGGGCCCGACCAAGGTACAAGCACACTCCGAACTGGGACCGAGGGCACCGGGTAAGCTCAGCGTCCCGTGGGGCGGACCCCGGGAAAGGAAGTGGGCCGCCAACCCGCCGAGCGCCAGCCGGTCTGTCCTCTGCCCCGAGGGCACGTCCCTGTGTCCCCGGTGCCAGCCGTGCTCTGGGGTCACCGCGTGGCCGTCCCTGGGGGACGACCCCCGACGTCGGGCGTGCAGGTGGCGTCCGCTCTCTCCCTGTTGGAAACGCGGCTGGAGTCGGTGACCTTACACGTTTGTCACACGACTTTAAGCTCCTGAAGCGAAAACTGGATTGAAGCGTACGCCACACGTTTGTACTTTGCGGGGCGATGCGCGCTGTCCCCCTGGTCCCGAGGCCGCAGCCCCGGCGTGGGTCGGTGCCCGTGGGCGCAGACGGCAGTTTCTCCCGAGTGGGGTTGGGCCCGCGGCGGAGACGAGCCTCGGCCTCCCCCCGGCGACGCGTGGCTGAGGCGTGGAGCCCCGAGCACAGACACGGGGACGCTGTTCACGCCCGGTGTGTCTGTGTCTTCCAGAACTACGTGAAGGCCATGCGGCTGTTCGTGGGGCAACCCGTGTGGACGGCGTACAACCGGCCCGCCGACCACCTGGAGGCCCGGGGCCAGTACGTGCGGTTCCTGGCGCAGACCGCCTAGGCCCGGGCAGCCTCGCCTCGCGGGCCGGGCTTCCCCGCGCTGGGCCGCCGCTCCCGGGGTCGCCGTCGTCACCAGGCAGCCGCCCGCGCCGGACCCGTCGCCTGAGCCCTGTGAGCGGAGCCGCCCCTCGGACCTGGGTGTGAAGCAGACGTGCGGCTGCCAGCCTGCCCTGTAGACGCCGGACCGCCAGACCCAGACGCTCTTCTGCGGCCCGGTGGGCCGGGTGGCTGGGCCAGTGCACCCGCAGCCGTCATGGGGCGTCGCAGCCGCGGGGGCCACCTTCTTGTTCCACATAAAGCAGCGGCTGTGATTGTGCGCTCACTCGGCCTCATTAAAGTCCCCCCGCCGCACCCGGTGTCGTGGTCGTTCGTTCGCGCATTTAATGGGTTTACGTCGTGCCTGCGTTACTGTCCGTTCGCTGAGATTTCTAGGCTCATTTCCCTGTGAATTCTTAACAACCAAGCTTTTGCTTTGAACAGGAAAACTAGCACATGATCTTTTTCCTCAACAATTTTGAGAAACAATTTTGCCTGATTTGTTATAATCATAGGAAGACCCCAAACCAACCTCATGTTTTAAAGGGCAGATTgggtttttctgtgtgttttttaaagattttatttatttattcatgagagactcagacagagaggcagaggcacaggcagagggagaagcaggctccctgcggggaccccgatggggactcgatcccggggcccaggggtcacaccctgagctgaaagtagacgccaacccctgagccacccaggtaccccgaagggcagattattttaaagatttttaaaactggattAAAAATCTTCCTCTCTCGTTGCCTCCCCTGGGTCTGAGGCACAAATTAAACTCCCATCTTAGACGGTCCAGTGAACGGAGTTTGAGGACGGGACCGTGTGCAGGCCGTGCGAGGCTGGCAACGGGCATCCGGGCTTCGCCGGCTCCTCCGGGATGTGGGGGGCCCCCCTGAGGGCAGCGTTCCTGTGCCGGCAGGTGGCTGAAGCCCGAGAGGAGCAATCCTTCTTCGTAAagtcaccccccgcccaccccagcTCTGAGTCCAGAATCCTCCCAGGGAGcgtggggctcagtctcccaGGAAAACAGCCCTGGCTCCGCCGTCCTCGGGGCGGTGTCCTTCCCAGCTTAGGGCCCGCCGTCTGCTTGCTGAACAGGGTAGGTCTCCGCGCTGTCACTTCGCAAATGccgcctatttttattttatttattttaaaaaacatattatttactcatgagagacaggcagagggaggagcaggctccctgcagggagcccgatgcgggactcggtcctggggccctggggtctcggcctgagcccaaggcagacgctcacccatggagccccccaggcgtccctattattttttaaaggtttatttatcagagagagtgCGGAGTGACGGAGAGAAAAGTCTCAGGCCCACCGGTGCCCCCCGCCAACCGGTGCAGACCtgccagggctccatcccacgaccctgagatgacctgagctgaaatcaagagtgggggCTCCAGCACCTGGGCTGCCAGGCACCCTGCTGTGGAAGGcgctgggtgggtggggggggcggggggctgggagcCAGGGTGCGCGCTCCGAGCTGCCAGTGGCCTCTCTGTTGGCCTAGTTCCCACTTAGGCTCAGCCCTGCCCGTGCTCCTGCCACGAGCCCGCGGCCGCCCCCACCTTCGGAGCCGGCCTGTCAGGCTCCTGCGTGTCCGCTCTTCGCAGGTGTCCGGCCACGGCCATCCCCGCGCCCCCGCACCCCTCCCTCTTGCCCCCTTGGGCCCTCCGCTCCCCCCCCACGCCCCTCAtggccccctgcgccccccgcggcccgtgTTTCCTGTGGGGCTGGGAGGTTCTCAGGAGCCCGGCTGGGCCTtcgctgcccctgccccttggGAGCTCCCGGGGTCCGTGCttgtgccccccctcccccacgctCTCCAACATCATCACTGACCTTTtttaagggattaaaaaaaaagcgcAATCTGAAGCAGGTCCCAGGCCCCGCACGGAGCCCTGCACAGGCCTGGATCCCATAACCCGGAGATGgtgacctgggccgaaatcacAAGTGGGTGGCGCCCCGACTGCACCCCCAGTGCCCACCGCGGGGCCTCGGGTGTGTGGGTGAACCAGGTGCCCCGCGTGTGCCCGTGATCCCCACGCTCGCTGCCCACGCCGCGTCCTGGGCGACATTGTTGGACCCTAGACACCTGCAGCCCTTCCTGGGGGCAAacccggcccgcgccccgccccagCCGAGACCTCGGCATGTCCACTGCGTGGCTCCCCCGCGCTCAGCGCATCCTTCCCACGGGCGCCCCCAGCCGCCCCCACGGGCGGGAGGAGCCGGGAGGACCCGGGGGGAGGGCCGGGCAGCCCCCCGAGCAGGGCGACTGTCTGCGGCCTCGTGGGTGACCGGTGGGTGACTGTGACTGACTGTgaaccagcccctaacccagccCCTAACCCGGCCCTTAACCTGGTCCCTAACCCAGCCCCTAACCTAGTCCCTAACCCAGCCCCTAACCCAGCCCTTAACCCGGCCCCTAACCTGGTCCCTAACCCAGCCCCTAACCTAGTCCCTAACCCAGCCCCTGATCCAGCCCCTAACCTAGCCCCTGACCCAGCTCCTAACCCGGCCCCTAACCTGGTTCCTAACCCAGCCCCTAACCTGGTCCCTAACCCAGCCCCTGACCCAGCCCCTAACCCGGCCCCTAACCTGGTCCCTAACCCGGCCCCTAACCTAGTCCCTAACCCAGCCCCTGACCCAGCCCCTGACCCAGCCCCTAACCTAGCCCCTGACCCAGCCCCTAACCCGGCCCCTAACCCGGCCCCTAACCTGGTCCCTAACCCAGCCCCTAACCTAGTCCCTAACCCAGCCCCTGATCCAGCCCCTAACCTAGCCCCTGACCCAGCTCCTAACCCGGCCCCTAACCTGGTTCCTAACCCAGCCCCTAACCCGGTCCCTAACCCAGCCCCTAACCCGGCCCCTAACCTGGTCCCTAACCCAGCCCCTAACCTAGTCCCTAACCCAGCCCCTGATCCAGTCCCTAACCTAGCCCCTGACCCAGCTCCTAACCCGGCCCCTAACCTGGTTCCTAACCCAGCCCCTAACCTGGTCCCTAACCCAGCCCCTGACCCAGCCCCTAACCCGGCCCCTAACCTGGTCCCTAACCCGGCCCCTAACCTAGTCCCTAACCCAGCCCCTGACCCAGCCCCTGACCCAGCCCCTAACCTAGCCCCTGACCCAGCCCCTAACCCGGCCCCTAACCCGGCCCCTAACCTGGTCCCTAACCCAGCCCCTAACCTAGTCCCTAACCCAGCCCCTGATCCAGCCCCTAACCTAGCCCCTGACCCAGCTCCTAACCCGGCCCCTAACCTGGTTCCTAACCCAGCCCCTAACCCGGTCCCTAACCCAGCCCCTAATCTAGCCCCTGACCCAGCCCCTAACCCGGCCCCTAACCTGGTCCCTAACCCAGCCCCTAACCTAGTCCCTAACCCAGCCCCTGACCCAGCCCCTGACCCAGCCCCTAACCTGGTTCCTAACCCAGCCCCTAACCTGGTCCCTAACCCAGCCCCTAATCTAGCCCCTGACCCAGCCCCTAACCCGGCCCCTAACCTGGTCCCTAACCTAGCCCCTAACCCAGTCCCTAACCCAGCCCCTGacccagcccctaacccagtccCTAACCCAGCCCCTAACCGCTGCACAGGGCTGAGGTGCCCCAGGCCTTCCGGGTGCCCCTCCGACCCGGGCTGTGGGTGCCCCGGGAAGTCCGAGAAATCGGCCCCGCGGTGTCGGCCCAGCCGGAGCGGCGGTGGGTGCGGCCGCCCGAGTGCAGAGACGGCGCGTCCTGTTCCCGCCTTGTGTGGGGCCCCTGGCGGCCGCGGCAGGTGCTCAGAGGCCGGTGCGCACCCCGGGATCAGCCCCCTCCGTCCCGCCGGCGGTCCCGCCATGTCTGTCGCCTCGGGTTGTAGGCGACAGGGCTGGAAGAGCTTCCGCTGCGGGCCCCGGGGGATTGGGGCGCCCCCCAGCTGCCCTGATGACACGGGCCCGGAGCCCtcaccacccctcccaccccggggctgcccatcGTCCCCTCGTACCTTCCCCTGGATCGGCGAGTCCAGGGAGGGGAGCAGCCCTGTTTGCACAGTGCGCCGCCCTGGCCACTGGCTGCACTCAGCAGACAGCCCCGTGGGATGATGCGGGGCCCTCAGGGGTGGCAGGTCCTGGCTGTACCCTGTGCCCCTCAGCAGCCGCCTTGACACCCGAGAAGCTCAGTGGGTCCGCAGGGCGCCCCTGGCCTCCTCGGTTCCCACGGTCCTGGAGGCCGGGCGCCCCTGGGGGTCAGTGCCGTGGAGTTCTCGCAGGGGCCGCCTGCTGGGGTGGCCTCACGGGGAGTGGAGACGGTTCCGGAGCTGCTGGTTTCCCCGACACCCGCCCTCATGGCCCCCAGGCCCCAGTCGCTCCCGGAGGCCCGGCCTCCCCTGTGGCCCCCCCGGGTCTAGGCCTTCACCTGAGCTGGGGGGCCCACGCACAGCCGCAGAAGCAAAGGCCTTCCCTTTGGAAACGGGAATTGAACCTCTTTCCGTCGGTGGGAACACGCACCTCCGCCTCCAGGCTGCCCACCAGGCCTCGGGCGCGGGCGTGCACCTGGCTGCCCCAGCGGACGCCCCAGGCCCCGGGGGACAGGGAGGCCTGAGGTGGAGCCTAcgctgggccaggggctggggcgcAGGTGCACCTGGGGGCGTCTGGCTCgcctccccctctctgtctcctgccaCCGAGTCCCGGGTCACCCTGCGCCAGGCGGCGGGGCCGGGTCACCCGAGGCCATGGGGGGCGCGGCCTGTGTGCGCGGCCTCCCGGGGCCGGTCTGGCTCGGGGTCGCCGGGCGCTCCTCCCGCGGGAGCCCTTGCCCCTGCCCGGTCCGGGGGTTCAGTGTCCCCTCCATGCCCAAGATGCTGTACCTGCTTGGCCCGACCCGGAGCCCCGCCCCTGTCCCAGAGCACGGGTGCAGCCTGCTGGGATCCCCGAGATCTGGTGCTTTGCCTCGCGCCTCGGTATTCCCTGCACATGGTCGGTTCATCCCGGCGGCCGGCGCTTACCGTGTGCGGCAGGACGGGGCGCGGGTGACCCGAGGACGCGGACCACCCTGCTGCCCGGGGAAGGCCGACCTGCCGCCGCCACACAGCCGGCAGCAGCGCTGGGGCCTCTCGACCGCCCCGGGCCCACCGGGCCACGGCCCCCCGAATCCCGCGGGCGGGCCAGGTCAGCAGCGCCCCCACTTCCACACCCTGCACACCCACACGGAGCCCTGCCGGCCCGGGCTCCTGTCCCAGGCGGCGccgcacccctgccccctgcccccctgcacccctgcacccctgcacacCCGCACCCCTGCACACtggcacccctgcacccctgcacacCCGCATACCTGTACCCCTGCACACCCACACCCCTGCACCCCCGCACCCCGGCACCCCTGTACCCCTGCACACCCACACCCCCAAATCCCCCGCACCCCggcacacccccacccctgcacccctgcacacccacacccctgcacccctgcacccctgcacacctgcacccctgcacaccggcacccctgcacccctgcacacccacacacccacacccctGCACCCCCGCATCCTGGCACCCCTGTACCCCTGCACACCCACACCCCCAAATCCCCCGCACCCCGGCACACCTGCACCCCTGCACACCcacacccctgcacccctgcacacccgcacccctgcacccctgcacacCCGCACCCCTGCACCCTTGCACACCTGCTCTACCTGGGGTGCCCAGCGCTGATCGGCAGAACGGGGAGACAGCGGGGAGCCCCGGAGGCGCTTATTTGGTGGGGGTGATCCCATGGGGTCCGGGTGTGGTCGTCCTGAGTTATGCGGGGGCCCATGAGACAGAGACACCCCCGAGGGAGGCGGCTGTGGCAGGTGGAGGTTTGGCCGTCACCCCACCCCTGATGCTGCAAGGGGGGCTCCCCAAGAgccccagaaggaaccagcctgcagacccctgagcccccagccccgcgAGGACAGATGGGGctgcttccctccccctcctggcGGTTTGCCGCAGCAGCTTCGGGAAGCCCGCAGTCTGGTTCCCCACCTTCCCAGCAGAGTCCTGGCAAGGGGAGTGGCACGCGGGTGCAGGAGGCTCCCCCCACCGCcatgtgtggggtgggggcaggggcagggggagaccaGGGTGCCAGCAGGCAGCCGCCAGGGACCCGGCACCCATGGGGGGCTATGGGGATCCCGAGGCTGACCCCGAGTGCAGGGTAGCCT
This is a stretch of genomic DNA from Canis lupus baileyi chromosome 12, mCanLup2.hap1, whole genome shotgun sequence. It encodes these proteins:
- the ADI1 gene encoding acireductone dioxygenase isoform X2, which translates into the protein MVQAWYMDESADDPRRPHRAEPSRPVGLEQLRRLGVLYWKLDADKHENDPELEKIRKERNYSWMDIITISKDKLPNYEEKLRMFYEEHLHVDEEIRYILDGSGYFDVRDKDEKWIRIFMEKGDMITLPAGIYHRFTLDEKNYVKAMRLFVGQPVWTAYNRPADHLEARGQYVRFLAQTA